The following are from one region of the uncultured Fibrobacter sp. genome:
- a CDS encoding N-acetylmuramoyl-L-alanine amidase → MRNLVWLIFLCVALAASAWASNKVDAEQVAKEHKASFHWFPVQKTFLLAGEGDTLKFAIGLPYVSSHGNSIELKHAPEITDGHILLDSADVASLYKTDKTAPVAPASSSSAAKVSSSSAKVAAVPATPATTAAKPKNETAGTREVKTIVIDPGHGGKDTGAQGKNSNEKDIVLAVGKLLKKALEKEGFNVKMTRDKDVFIELGERANLANQWDGDLFISLHCNAIDATPERKKQIKGYHVYVLRAPESEEDKAIARRENKVATLYGEKNAKEELSPLEWFKLEARLEKYKQNSYMFTEEMLKAFDGGKIKRQGGGVGGAGFMVLVGALMPAVLFEIGFISNPEEETYMTTTKAQEDIAARVAKAVSTYKAAVHNYRETLGR, encoded by the coding sequence GTTCCCCGTCCAAAAGACATTCCTACTCGCAGGCGAAGGCGACACACTCAAGTTCGCCATCGGGCTCCCCTACGTCAGTAGCCACGGCAACTCCATAGAACTCAAGCACGCCCCCGAAATTACGGACGGGCACATTCTGCTCGATTCGGCAGATGTCGCTAGCCTATACAAGACCGACAAAACAGCACCGGTCGCCCCAGCAAGCAGCAGCTCCGCCGCAAAAGTTTCTTCGTCTTCGGCTAAAGTCGCCGCAGTCCCAGCAACTCCCGCCACCACGGCAGCAAAACCCAAGAACGAAACCGCAGGAACCCGCGAAGTCAAGACCATCGTGATTGACCCCGGCCACGGCGGCAAGGACACCGGCGCCCAGGGCAAGAATTCCAACGAAAAGGATATCGTACTCGCCGTCGGCAAACTCCTGAAAAAGGCTCTCGAAAAAGAAGGTTTCAACGTCAAGATGACCCGCGACAAGGACGTGTTCATCGAACTCGGCGAACGCGCGAACCTGGCCAACCAATGGGACGGCGATCTGTTTATCAGCCTGCACTGCAACGCGATTGACGCCACGCCCGAACGCAAAAAACAAATCAAGGGCTATCACGTGTACGTGCTACGTGCCCCCGAAAGCGAAGAAGACAAGGCGATTGCCCGCCGCGAAAACAAGGTGGCCACGCTCTACGGCGAAAAGAACGCCAAGGAAGAACTCTCCCCCCTCGAATGGTTCAAGCTGGAAGCTCGCCTCGAAAAGTACAAGCAGAACAGCTACATGTTCACCGAAGAAATGCTCAAGGCATTCGACGGTGGCAAAATCAAGCGCCAGGGCGGAGGCGTCGGCGGTGCAGGATTCATGGTGCTCGTCGGTGCGCTCATGCCCGCAGTCCTCTTCGAAATCGGCTTTATCAGCAACCCCGAAGAAGAAACCTACATGACAACGACCAAGGCGCAAGAAGACATCGCAGCCCGCGTCGCAAAGGCGGTCAGCACCTACAAGGCCGCCGTCCACAATTACCGTGAAACTTTAGGCAGATAG
- a CDS encoding YebC/PmpR family DNA-binding transcriptional regulator has translation MSGHSKWATTKRKKAKTDVARAKAWNKLIKEISIAAKLGGGNPDANPRLRAAILKSKSQSLPTKNIESAIAKGTGANSGTEMTEPLYEGRGPAGIAIMVQCLTDNKVRTVAEIRNIFNKNNGAMGESGSVSWAFTYKGVIIVDAEKYPEDQVMDLVLEAGAEDMSTEDGVHEISTSPEAFDAVSKALEAAGIEMMSAEITYVANDPVKLGHDDAQKLLKLIDKFEDHDDVQDVYHNAEIDEADMDVE, from the coding sequence ATGTCCGGTCACTCCAAATGGGCCACCACCAAACGCAAGAAAGCCAAGACTGACGTTGCTCGCGCCAAGGCTTGGAACAAGTTGATCAAGGAAATTTCCATTGCTGCTAAGCTCGGCGGCGGCAACCCCGACGCAAACCCGCGTCTCCGCGCTGCTATTCTTAAGTCCAAGAGCCAGAGCTTGCCGACCAAGAACATCGAAAGCGCCATTGCCAAGGGAACGGGTGCAAACTCCGGTACCGAAATGACGGAACCGCTGTACGAAGGACGCGGCCCGGCCGGCATCGCCATCATGGTGCAGTGCCTCACCGACAACAAGGTCCGTACCGTTGCCGAAATCCGCAACATCTTCAACAAGAACAATGGTGCCATGGGTGAATCCGGTTCCGTTTCTTGGGCCTTCACCTACAAGGGCGTGATTATTGTTGACGCTGAAAAGTATCCGGAAGACCAGGTCATGGACCTCGTTCTCGAAGCCGGTGCCGAAGACATGTCCACCGAAGACGGCGTGCATGAAATCTCCACCAGCCCCGAAGCTTTCGACGCCGTTTCCAAGGCTCTCGAAGCTGCCGGTATCGAAATGATGAGCGCAGAAATCACCTACGTCGCTAACGACCCGGTGAAGCTCGGCCATGACGATGCCCAGAAGCTCCTCAAGCTTATCGACAAGTTCGAAGACCACGACGACGTTCAGGACGTTTACCACAACGCCGAAATCGACGAAGCCGACATGGACGTTGAGTAG